TGCCGGTCGGGAGGAATAATGAGCGTGATATGCCGTCCAACGGCCTCCTCAGCGCTATAGCCAAAGAGTTTTTCCGCCGCGCGATTCCAGCTGGTGATGATGCCATCGAGGGTTTTACTGACAATAGCATCATCCGAAGAGGTGACAATAGCGGCCAGTAGTTTTTGCGCCTCCTCTGCCCGTTTTCGCTCAGCAATCTCGTCAGAACTGGCCGGTGCGGTATCAAAATATGTCATGGCAGCTGAAGTTGTAGGCGGAAGCAGAGGCGGGGAATTATCAGGCAATCCCTCATACATAACCTGGTGAAGTGCATCCTGGCTCTCAAACTGGTCATCCGGCATCATGTATACCCCTTCTACATAAAGAGCTGGGACCTGTCCTCGTAAAACATATCTTTGACGTACTATACCATTATTGCCGTTCCCTAGCAATAGAAAGAGCGCGAGCAACAGCCGGATACCCTGGCTCCTGCTGGCGCGACCTTTCTACACATGCTCTAGCAGACAAACTGAAGCTACTATGATCCGAGAAGAGCAAAATCCATTCAGGTTATTTTGTTCTATTTTGTGCGAAGATGTGTTAAGATGTATTTGATAAGCAAACGTATATGATTTTCAACGACCAATTGGACTCCGGGCGGACAGGCCCCAGGCGCTGTCCCTACTGGGTGCTGGGTGTCAGGCATGCTTGCAACATATTTCAGGCGCTATAGAGCTTTTATCTTGATCGCGCTACCGGTTATCGGAATGCTCCTGATCGGGCTGGTGCGGGTGACGGATCCGCAGGCTCAGACGCTGGTCTATCTGAATTCGACGATTTTATCTCAACAGGCGCAGCAGGATATATCAGATGCTCGCCTGCTGCATGGGCAACTGGCCTCGTTGGGTTGGATAGTGGGATACGATTGCCAGCGCAGCCTGCAGGCATACATGAAGACCGCGGCTACCAATCCCGACGCTGCCCTGGTCGGCACGGGCTGGCTCGATCCCACGGATGGTCATTTGATCAACGGCCAGCGCAATAGCTGCATGCCGGGCAGCACCAGCATGGATAATGTCGTGCAGCTCATTCACAGCAAAGGCGGCATGGCCTATCTGACCATTACTATGGATACAGCTGATGCCGGTGCGTGGACATCGCAGCAGCAATCGGACTATATCGCCAGGGCCGCGCGCGATAATAGTTTGATCGAGCCGATCATCCGCGAAGTACAGCGCCTTAACTATGATGGTGTGATTATGGACCTGGAGGGCAGCGATGCGGCCTACCCCAACATCCAGCAGCTTTTCGCCACCTACAACCAGCACATATGGGCCTTGCTCAAGCCCCTGCACAAGCTCTACGGCATTGCGCTCATCCACAAAGTGAGCGATTCCGACGCCTATTATCACCTCAACGCGTTCGAGAACTGGTCGCTGCTGGGGCATTGCGCCGATTTCATGGTCATTATGGCGGTCGATCAATCCTACTTCACGCCTGGCCCCACAGTCAGCGTCCCCTGGTTGCAACAACTGCTGGCCTACCAACTGAAGACCATGCCGCAGATGGTGCCACATACGATCTGGGAGCTGCCGCTCTATGGCGCTTCGTGGCATCTATCGGGCGGCAAGTGGATATACGATGGGCCAGATTATGACGATGCCCGGGCGTTTGTGTCACAACTCGATCCCGCGGAAATTGATGCCGCTGCCAGCAATCTACACGATTCCACCAGCGCCCATGTTGTCTACACCGACACATCCGGGGTAGAACACGCGCTGTGGTATCCTACGGCCCAGAACCTCTACTACATCATTACAAACTTCCAGCAGATATTGAAGAAGACTCCGCAATTCCAGAACAGGTATCTCCAGGTTGCTTTCTGGTACCGCGCGACCTGGGAGCCAACCGCCCTCTGGCCGATGCTCGCTAAAGTATTGCCTGCTGCTCCGTAAATCTTTCTTTGCGACACGGCAGTATAATAGGTGAACTGGTAATTTGCGGTGGCTAAAAAGGAGATTCACGTTTGAAAACATACATCCGGCGGAAACGCTGTTTCATATGGCCTACCATGCTGGCGCTGCTCATTGTCCTGACGAGCTGCGGCGGCTTCCCATCCTCGAATTCGTCCACTCCTCAACCAACGCTCGTAATTTCTCCCGTGCCATCGTCGGGTTCCACCACAACAGGCAGCGATTGGACGATGTATCATAATGACAACACGCGCACAGGTTATATCGCAAATGCGCCCGATCCCGGAAGCCTGGCGAAGAGATGGTCTACCAACCTGGATGGCGCTGTCTACGCCGAACCGCTGGTCGTCAATGGGCACGTGATCGTTGCCACCGAGGGCGATTCGCTGTACTCGCTCGACGCCAATACGGGGCGGGTGCTCTGGCATACAAATGTGGGCACGCCGGTTCCGCTCTCTGATCTTCCATGTGGGGATATCGACCCGCTGGGCATCACGGGCACGCCGGTCTACGACCCACAAACGCAACTGGTTTACGCGGTAGCCGAGGTTACCGGGTACTCGCATATCCTGGTAGGTGTCGATGTAAACACGGGCAAGGTACGAGTGCGCCAGCCGGTTGACGCTCCTGGCATGGATGCTCGCGCGCATCAGCAGCGCGCGGCGCTCGCGCTTGCCAATGGCATGGTCTACATCGCTTACGGCGGACTGGATGGCGATTGCAGCGACTATACCGGTCGCGTCGTTGCTTTACACACCAGCGGGCAGGGACCCTTGCTGGTCTACACGATTCCTACGTCACGCGAGGGCGGCATCTGGGCGCCACCAGGTCCGTCCGTCGATGCTAGCGGCAATATCTATGTCTCGGTAGGCAATGGCGCGTCCACCGGTGGAAACTGGGATCATAGCGACTCGGTGCTCAAACTCTCGCCTACCCTGCAATTAGAGGATGGCTTTGCTCCTCAACAATGGGCGCGGGACAATGCAGGTGATGCCGACCTCGGCTCAATGGGTCCCGTACTACTGCCGGGAGGGCTTATTTATGCCGACGGGAAATCGAGCAACGCCTACCTGTTGAACGCCAATCACCTTGGAGGGGTTGGCGGCCAGGTCGCGCAGGCCTCTGTCTGCACGGCATTTGGAGGAGCTGCTGTGCAAGGCTCAACCATCATAGTTCCATGCGTTGATGGAATCCGGCAGGTTATCATTGGGGCAGGAAATCAGATAACCGTTGGCTGGCACGCTTCGGGGCTGATACCCGGTTCGCCCATTATCGGCGGCCACACGGTCTATAGCATTAACTCTAACGGGACGCTCTACGCTCTCAACATGTCCGATGGCAGTATTGTGGCCTCGCTATCCGTAGGTCAGACATCGCGTTTCGCAACACCTACGCTGTTCGATGGGATGATCCTCGTTGGCACATTGTCAGGCGTAGTTGCGGTCAGAATCAATTCCTGACGGGAGTTGGAGGGCAATAACCCTTTTAGTGAAGGCACAAACCCTTATGGAACCATTGGTTATGGCGACTCGACAACCTTGGGGCTTCTATAACGTATTAATTATACACAGGCACGTTACTGTCAACGTAATCGCTGCAAGGAAGCGATGAAAGGAGATTATTCCGTTATGAGCAACGAGTTTACCTCGAGTGATAAAGAGCGAGAGAAGCGGGGTCCGCAGACATGGGAGGCCAGCTTTGGCCGCAGCCGTTTTCGCGCGCAGTGGAATCGGGAGCCGGGACGCGTGTGGTTCCATTTCCAGGGGCCATTTGTAGAGGAAAATGATCCTGATGGCATGGGCACCCCCTTTACGCCCGACTTCGGTATCGAATGGGAGCGTGGAAAAATACCCCACACTTATGGTGAATACGACGAGCGTCTCGACGATATTCGCGAGAAGGCCGAAAAGGCGGCGCGGCGCACGGCGGAGCGTGCCCGAGGTTATGCCGAGCGCGCCTCAAAGCACATGCGCGACAGGGACTGGGATGCTATAGAGCATGAGATGAGATCAGCCGTGGATAAGGCCATGGAAGAGCTTGAGAAGACGCTCAGAAGGCTGCGCCTCGAGTGGGAAAAACGCCAGGAGGAGGCGCAGGCCGCCGCCAAGAAAACCCGGGCGCAGCGCGTACCCGTTGAGTACGAAGTGAGCGAGGAACCATCCGCGGACGAAGGCGCCGGTACCATGAACACCCCCTCGTCAAGATTCACCAGCCAGGAACGCGATGAGATGCGGCGCAATATCCTCGCGGAGTTGGCAACTGGCAGCATCACTTTAGATGAAGCCGAGCGCCGCCTGCGCGACCTGGGCTAAAGCAGCATTGCTTTAAAGATCTGATAGACAGGTACCCATAGAGGCCGATACATCGGCGGTGTGTACGATACATCGGCCCCTACGGCTCCGCCGCGATGGAAGGCCGATCAATCGGCGGTGGGCGCGGTATGCCTGTCCCCCAGACAGGACCGCCCGGCCCCTACGGCTCCCGTGGCGATGGAATGCATATCCCACGGCGGAGCCGTAGGCCCCGATTGATCGCGGGCACCGCCGATGTATCGGCCCGCGTTCATTACTGGAACCGCTGGTAAAACTCATTATCGGCCCCTACGTCGTTTCCATAGGTACTTCACGCATCCAACTACCTGGGGTCACCACAATGCCGGCATGCTTGTTTCCGCTAACTATACTGCTCGGTCAACGTCAACTCGTCGCTCTGGCTATTATAATAGGACCCCACGGCCCACAGCGTACCGCTATGTGGTACCTTGGCCAGTCCGTATAGCATACTGATATTCGAGGGGTTCGGGCTGGAAACGACACTCCATGTTTTGCCATTCCAATGTTCTATCAGTGTACTGGTGTTCCCCTGACCATCGTAATCATCCCCCACAATCCAGGTGCTTTTCGTTGAGAGAGCGACAATACTGTACAGTTGACTGCCAACTCCAACCGCAGGCAGTGTGACCACGCTCCAGGAAGTGCCATTCCAGGCTTCGACCAGGGTCTGCGTATTAGTACCATCAAACGTATATCCGGCAGCTATCAGGTTGCTCGTGCCGGGCACGGAACTTAGACTGAGCAAAACATTGTTGTTGGAAGCCGGGCTTGGGCTACTGACGATGCTCCACTGCGTACCGTCCCAATGCTCAACCAGCGTATATCCGGGCGACTCAATGCCATTGTCGTATGAGCCAACCGCCCAGGCATCCGTGGCGGAAAAGGCGGTGATGCTGTTGAGGAAACTGTGCTGGGAGCCGCTGGGATAGGCCACAGGAACCTGGCTCCACTTCGTCCCATTCCAGTGTTCGATCAACGCGGCATTCGGCATTTGACTGCTTTGATAGTAATTGCCAACCGCCCAGGCATCAGTGGTTGAAAGAGCCGCAACTCCAGAGAAGACGGATGAGTTGACGACGGCGGTGGAGATAATCTTCCAGCGGGTCCCGTTCCACAACTCCGCCAACCCCTGCTGGCCATGCTTGCTGGTTGACCATGTACCTGCTGCCCACAATTGGTGTGTTCCAGGGATGGTGGCTATGGCGTTGAACTCGCTAAATGTGCTGGAAGGTGGAGTTGAAACGATGCTCCATGTACTGCCATTCCAGTGCTCGACGATCGGATTAAGCGGTGAGGGTAAGTACTGTACCTGCCCAACCGCCCACACATCGCTGGCCGAAAACGCGGCCACGCCGCTGAACAAATTGTACGTTGCCGAAGTGCTGGGGCTGGAAACGATCTGCCACGATTTGCTCTCATGTACCAATCTAGATGTAGAGGCAGCCTGTACAGTTCTGCCACCGGCAAGCAGAACCACGACCATCATCATGAGAAGAGTTGCGCCTGTTATGCGCAAGCGAGGGGTAATTTCCTGATGCATACATTTTTCCCTTTTGATTTGAAACGAACCTGGTAAGAACTTTTTCGGAGTTGATCAGAATAGAGGGACACTCAAAAATTGAGTAGCATACAGGACGGCGAAGAGAAACTTTTCTTCACTGAGGAGTTTACACCTTCCTGCATGTTCAGCATGTGATTTTCTTCACAAGTGGGCAGTGAAACAGGTCACAATTTGGATGAGTTGGAGCTTGATCTGGATTCAATGAATCACATACATTCCTCCCATTTCCCACTATTTAGGACCGATTCTTACCGCTTTTTGTGGTAGCATGTGAGTAAAGTAGCAGAAAGGAATAGACTCTATGGCTGAAAACAACTTCACACTTACGACGTTCTATACCAATTGGAAAGAGTACCAGGATCGTATTAAAAAGGCGATTGCCCCACTTACCACCGAGCAGCTTGAGCTGCGCGCCGCGCCTCACCTGCGCTCCATCGGCGAAAATGCCCTGCACATCATCGGCTGTCGTGCCGGCTGGTTCGCCGATTTTCTGGGCGAGGACGGTGGCGAAGAAATGAAGATGTATGCGGAGTGGAATGAGGCAGCATTAGCGCCGGATCCATCCATCCCCACCTCTGTCAAGCTGGCTCAAGGCCTTGATCGTACCTGGCAATTCATGGTGGACTGCCTGGCACGCTGGAGTCCTGAAGACATGCAGAAAACCTTCCCTGATGAATGGGATGGCAAACGGATTGACCTGTCGCGCGCCTGGGTCGTCTGGCACGTAATGGAGCATGATCTGCACCACGGCGGCGAACTCTCGCTCACCCTCGGCATGCACGGGATTCCGGCGGATTTTCCCGGCTAGAACCTGCCAAACTGCTGATTACTCATAAGTGTGCGAAAGATTCTTCGCTTCGCTCAGAATGACATGCCGGCATGTCATTCTGAGCGAAGCGAAGAATCTTTCGTTCGAGGGTGTGCAGCTATCCTGACTTCAGTCACCCAGCCTATTTAGGAATAATCACCGTTGTAAAAGGCGCACCAGGGCATCTCAAATGTGATGATCCGCCAGGTCCTCAAGATACGTGAGTAGGGCCGTATGGTCGAGATCACCGTGCCCGCGAAGCTCAAGCGAGGCAAACATTTGATCGACCAGCGCGGTCGTAGGCAGCGAGACACCGTAGCTACGTGCGGCTTCCAGCACGAACCCCAGGTCTTTGTGATGGAAGCGCACGCGGCCACCAGGCGTAAAATCGTGGGCAAGCATGTTCGCTCCACGCAGCTCGATGATGCGATTGGCGGCCAGACCTCCGCCCAATACTTGCAGAATCTTAGCCGGGTCAACACCAGCCTTCGATCCAAGTACCAGTGCCTCGCTCACGGCCTCAATCGTGAGAGCAACGACAATTTGATTGCAGGCTTTGACAATCTGGCCCGCGCCATTCTCTCCAACATGCACAATCGTCTTGCCCAGCGCTTGAAAGATGGGCAGGCAGCGTTGAAACGTCCCTTCGTCGCCTCCCACCATAATGGAAAGCGTACCGGCAATCGCCCCCTTATCGCCGCCGCTCACCGGAGCATCAAGCATTGCTATCCTGCGTTCAGCCAAACGTTCCGCGAAGGTTCCCGTCGCAACCGGCGAAATAGTACTCATATCAATGGCAATCAACCCCGCACGCGCTCCCTCAACCACGCCATCCTTGCCAAACAGAACCTCCTCAACTTCAGCAGTACCCGGCAGCATAGTGATGATCACATCGCAGGCCGCGGCGATATTCGCCGGTCGATTGCGTGCCGCGGCTCCGGCAGCCAAAAATTCATCCGTCACCTCCTGGTGGCGATTCTGTACGATCAGCGGAAAACCGGCCTTGAGCAGGTTATGCGCCATCGGCCTGCCCATGATACCCAGACCGATGAAACCAATCGTGTCCGGCATTGTGCGACTCCTTCCTATACACGGGTAATCGCCCCCTCCGAAGCCGATGTCACCAGGGCGGCATATTTGGCAAATACACCACTTTTATAATGCGGGGCAGGTTCCGTCCAGTTTGCCAGGCGGGCGGCAATCTCGGAGTCTGGAAGCTCTACATCGAGACGCCGCTTCTCAATATCTATGACGATGCTATCTCCTTCTCGCAACGCGGCCAGGGGGCCACCACGTGCCGCTTCGGGCGCAATATGACCGATCATTAAGCCCCGTGTTGCTCCGCTGAAGCGCCCGTCAGTCACCAGCGCCACCG
This genomic interval from Ktedonobacteraceae bacterium contains the following:
- a CDS encoding 2-hydroxy-3-oxopropionate reductase; this encodes MPDTIGFIGLGIMGRPMAHNLLKAGFPLIVQNRHQEVTDEFLAAGAAARNRPANIAAACDVIITMLPGTAEVEEVLFGKDGVVEGARAGLIAIDMSTISPVATGTFAERLAERRIAMLDAPVSGGDKGAIAGTLSIMVGGDEGTFQRCLPIFQALGKTIVHVGENGAGQIVKACNQIVVALTIEAVSEALVLGSKAGVDPAKILQVLGGGLAANRIIELRGANMLAHDFTPGGRVRFHHKDLGFVLEAARSYGVSLPTTALVDQMFASLELRGHGDLDHTALLTYLEDLADHHI
- a CDS encoding PQQ-binding-like beta-propeller repeat protein, encoding MKTYIRRKRCFIWPTMLALLIVLTSCGGFPSSNSSTPQPTLVISPVPSSGSTTTGSDWTMYHNDNTRTGYIANAPDPGSLAKRWSTNLDGAVYAEPLVVNGHVIVATEGDSLYSLDANTGRVLWHTNVGTPVPLSDLPCGDIDPLGITGTPVYDPQTQLVYAVAEVTGYSHILVGVDVNTGKVRVRQPVDAPGMDARAHQQRAALALANGMVYIAYGGLDGDCSDYTGRVVALHTSGQGPLLVYTIPTSREGGIWAPPGPSVDASGNIYVSVGNGASTGGNWDHSDSVLKLSPTLQLEDGFAPQQWARDNAGDADLGSMGPVLLPGGLIYADGKSSNAYLLNANHLGGVGGQVAQASVCTAFGGAAVQGSTIIVPCVDGIRQVIIGAGNQITVGWHASGLIPGSPIIGGHTVYSINSNGTLYALNMSDGSIVASLSVGQTSRFATPTLFDGMILVGTLSGVVAVRINS
- a CDS encoding DinB family protein, which codes for MAENNFTLTTFYTNWKEYQDRIKKAIAPLTTEQLELRAAPHLRSIGENALHIIGCRAGWFADFLGEDGGEEMKMYAEWNEAALAPDPSIPTSVKLAQGLDRTWQFMVDCLARWSPEDMQKTFPDEWDGKRIDLSRAWVVWHVMEHDLHHGGELSLTLGMHGIPADFPG